In Rhodanobacter denitrificans, a single window of DNA contains:
- a CDS encoding efflux RND transporter periplasmic adaptor subunit: MSRFWKIALIVVAVIVVAAVGFRLLHKPVPAGSAPVSAAAKNKDGKDETPPVPVTVVPVVKQNVPVYLTALGTVQALNTVTVNPQVGGQLLSLEFSEGQPVKKGQLLAQIDPRTYQAAYDQAAAKQRQDQALLETAKSNLTRSQDLAAKGYISRQDLDTLRNTAAQYEAAVAADAANVRDTQVQLNYTRVLSPIDGLAGIRAVDPGNVVTTASAIVTLTQLHPINVMFTLPEQNLDMVRRAAAKDGAGLQVTALDRTDAHPIANGGVLKVVDNQIDTSTGTFRLKSEFPNANNELWPGQFVNVRLLVNTVDGGLVIPAQAVQRGPDGDYVYQVQADSTVKMQPVTVAGEVGDSHVMIGNGLQAGERVVTEGQFRLKPGSKVNALKPGEVPAAPTAAELEKAKQDSKGGGRRRG, from the coding sequence ATGTCGCGTTTTTGGAAGATCGCGTTGATCGTCGTTGCCGTGATCGTGGTGGCCGCGGTGGGCTTTCGCCTGCTGCACAAGCCGGTCCCGGCCGGTTCCGCGCCGGTGTCGGCTGCCGCCAAGAACAAGGACGGCAAGGACGAGACGCCGCCGGTGCCGGTCACCGTGGTGCCGGTGGTCAAGCAGAACGTGCCGGTCTACCTGACCGCGCTGGGCACGGTGCAGGCGCTCAACACGGTCACCGTGAACCCGCAGGTGGGCGGCCAGCTGCTCAGCCTGGAGTTCAGCGAGGGCCAACCGGTCAAGAAGGGCCAGCTGCTGGCGCAGATCGACCCGCGCACCTACCAGGCCGCCTACGACCAGGCTGCGGCGAAGCAGCGCCAGGACCAGGCGCTGCTGGAGACGGCCAAGAGCAACCTGACGCGTAGCCAGGATCTGGCCGCCAAGGGCTACATTTCCAGGCAGGATCTGGACACCTTGCGCAACACCGCCGCGCAGTACGAGGCTGCGGTGGCCGCCGACGCGGCCAACGTGCGCGACACCCAGGTGCAGCTGAACTACACCCGCGTGCTGTCGCCGATCGACGGCCTTGCCGGCATCCGCGCGGTCGACCCCGGCAACGTGGTCACCACCGCCAGCGCGATCGTCACGCTGACCCAGCTGCACCCGATCAACGTGATGTTCACCCTGCCCGAGCAGAACCTCGACATGGTGCGCCGCGCCGCCGCGAAGGACGGCGCCGGGCTGCAGGTGACCGCGCTGGACCGCACCGACGCGCACCCGATCGCCAACGGCGGCGTGCTCAAGGTGGTCGACAACCAGATCGACACCAGCACCGGCACGTTCCGCCTGAAGTCGGAGTTCCCGAACGCGAACAACGAGCTGTGGCCGGGCCAGTTCGTCAACGTGCGGCTGCTGGTGAACACCGTCGACGGCGGCCTGGTGATCCCGGCGCAGGCGGTGCAGCGCGGGCCGGACGGCGACTACGTCTACCAGGTGCAGGCCGACAGTACGGTCAAGATGCAGCCGGTGACGGTGGCCGGCGAAGTGGGCGACAGCCACGTGATGATCGGCAATGGCCTCCAGGCCGGCGAGCGGGTGGTCACCGAGGGCCAGTTCCGGCTGAAGCCGGGCAGCAAGGTCAACGCGCTGAAGCCCGGCGAGGTGCCGGCGGCGCCGACTGCGGCCGAGCTGGAGAAAGCCAAGCAGGACAGCAAGGGTGGCGGCCGCCGTCGCGGCTGA
- a CDS encoding c-type cytochrome — protein MSKSDQSVLRQFSIMIGGLVVLTVVLILAALAIHEHEPKETNPNQPARVAARLAPDGAVYAGNTGRAAMQAAADAAAKAAASQVAYGGTTDGKAIYDHLCTSCHASGVAGAPKTGDKAMWGPRLAQGIDTLVKHAIDGYHGPDGNFMPPKGGNPALTTEQVTNAVHWLTDQAK, from the coding sequence ATGAGCAAATCCGACCAGAGCGTCTTGCGCCAGTTTTCGATCATGATCGGCGGCCTGGTCGTGCTGACCGTGGTGCTGATCCTCGCGGCGCTGGCGATCCACGAGCACGAGCCGAAGGAAACCAACCCGAACCAGCCGGCCCGCGTTGCCGCGCGGCTCGCGCCGGACGGCGCCGTCTACGCCGGCAACACCGGCCGCGCCGCCATGCAGGCCGCCGCCGACGCCGCCGCCAAGGCGGCCGCCTCGCAGGTCGCCTACGGCGGCACCACCGACGGCAAGGCGATCTACGACCACCTGTGCACCAGCTGCCACGCCTCCGGCGTCGCCGGCGCGCCGAAGACCGGCGACAAGGCCATGTGGGGTCCGCGCCTGGCGCAGGGCATCGACACCCTGGTCAAGCACGCGATCGATGGCTACCACGGCCCGGACGGCAATTTCATGCCGCCCAAGGGCGGCAACCCGGCGCTCACCACCGAACAGGTGACCAACGCCGTGCACTGGCTGACCGATCAGGCGAAGTAA
- a CDS encoding ACP phosphodiesterase yields the protein MNHLAHALLAGDDEALQLGGMLGDFVRGPPDAVLLPPRVIAGIRLHRAIDAYTDAHPEVLAAKVLLPPPYRRYAGILLDMWFDRCLARDFPQWSAQPLAEYSLALRALLWRQDALLPPALRRFRGYMETHGLPAAYTDDAVFGDALGGIGQRLSRANPLASALPLLLQREAELQGRFAAFFPQLREFARAWVEEHAE from the coding sequence ATGAACCACCTGGCGCACGCGCTGCTGGCCGGCGACGACGAAGCCCTGCAGCTGGGCGGGATGCTGGGCGATTTCGTGCGCGGCCCGCCGGACGCGGTCCTGTTACCGCCGCGGGTGATCGCCGGGATCCGCCTGCACCGGGCGATCGATGCGTACACCGACGCCCATCCCGAGGTGCTCGCGGCCAAGGTGCTGCTGCCCCCGCCGTACCGCCGCTACGCGGGGATCCTGCTGGACATGTGGTTCGACCGCTGCCTGGCGCGGGATTTTCCGCAGTGGAGCGCGCAGCCGCTGGCGGAGTATTCGCTGGCCCTGCGCGCGCTGCTGTGGCGGCAGGACGCCTTGTTGCCGCCGGCGCTGCGGCGCTTCCGCGGCTACATGGAGACGCATGGCCTGCCGGCGGCGTACACCGACGACGCCGTGTTCGGCGACGCGCTGGGCGGCATCGGGCAGCGCCTGAGCCGCGCCAACCCGCTGGCCTCGGCGTTGCCGCTGCTGCTGCAGCGCGAGGCGGAGCTGCAGGGGCGCTTCGCGGCGTTCTTCCCGCAGCTGCGGGAGTTCGCGCGGGCGTGGGTCGAGGAGCATGCGGAGTGA
- a CDS encoding alpha/beta hydrolase: MTPTELSTAPAGFPDVAASFMLDGPAGKLEAISDVAEAACARRGVAVICHPLTIEGGSMHNKVVTMAERALRESGLDTVRFNFRGAGESQGDYDKGRGEGDDLAAVVDWVRRMRPDDALWLAGFSFGSYVSIANAVRLHADALVSIAPPVGRWPFDAVELPRCPWLIVQGEADEIVEPQAVFDWVETLAHRPELVRMPETSHFFHRRLMDLRGAIKHAVHGWLPPKRHA, translated from the coding sequence ATGACTCCCACCGAGCTCTCCACCGCACCTGCCGGCTTTCCGGATGTGGCCGCCAGTTTCATGCTCGACGGCCCCGCCGGCAAGCTGGAGGCGATCAGCGACGTCGCCGAAGCGGCCTGCGCGCGCCGCGGCGTGGCGGTGATCTGCCACCCGCTCACGATCGAGGGCGGCAGCATGCACAACAAGGTGGTGACGATGGCCGAGCGCGCGCTGCGCGAATCCGGGCTGGACACCGTGCGCTTCAACTTCCGCGGCGCCGGCGAGTCGCAGGGCGACTACGACAAGGGCCGCGGCGAAGGCGACGACCTGGCCGCGGTGGTGGACTGGGTGCGTCGCATGCGCCCGGACGACGCGCTGTGGCTGGCCGGCTTCTCGTTCGGCAGTTACGTGAGCATCGCCAACGCGGTGCGCCTGCACGCCGACGCGCTGGTCAGCATCGCGCCACCGGTCGGGCGCTGGCCGTTCGACGCGGTCGAGTTGCCGCGCTGCCCGTGGCTGATCGTGCAGGGCGAGGCCGACGAGATCGTCGAGCCGCAGGCGGTATTCGACTGGGTCGAGACGCTGGCACACCGGCCCGAGCTGGTGCGCATGCCCGAGACCAGCCACTTCTTCCACCGCCGGCTGATGGACCTGCGCGGCGCGATCAAGCATGCGGTGCACGGCTGGTTGCCGCCGAAGCGGCATGCCTGA
- the zapE gene encoding cell division protein ZapE, with amino-acid sequence MSEPSLAPTARYLEGVAAHRWESDPTQLALLPEFDRMHAALCTEPANGNGLLGRLKSLLGNEPPAAVPGLYLWGTVGRGKTFLMDLFAASLPHGVVLRRHFHRFMGELHEHLRALGERQSPLVEVAAGLAARCRVLCLDEFLVNDIGDAMILSGLLDALFARGVTLVTTSNTAPANLYKGGLQRARFLPAIALIEEHCHVVEMASAHDWRLRALTQAPVYLTPPGAEAHRALERIFASQARGGVQENGNLHVNGRDIPFVKRDDEIVWFEFAALCEGPRAVADYIALAKAGPTVIVANVPQFTVYSEDAAKRFVQLVDEFYDRHVKLVLTAAASITELYDGERLRAEFGRTESRLIEMQSEAYLALEHRPE; translated from the coding sequence ATGAGTGAACCCTCACTGGCGCCCACGGCGCGCTATCTCGAAGGCGTCGCCGCGCACCGCTGGGAGTCCGACCCGACCCAGCTGGCGCTGCTGCCGGAATTCGACCGCATGCATGCGGCACTGTGCACCGAACCGGCGAACGGCAACGGCCTGCTCGGCCGGCTGAAATCGCTGCTCGGCAACGAGCCGCCGGCGGCCGTGCCGGGGTTGTACCTGTGGGGCACGGTGGGCCGCGGCAAGACCTTCCTGATGGACCTGTTCGCCGCCAGCCTGCCGCACGGCGTGGTGCTGCGCCGGCACTTCCACCGCTTCATGGGTGAGCTGCACGAGCACCTGCGCGCGCTGGGCGAGCGGCAGAGCCCGCTGGTCGAGGTGGCCGCCGGCCTCGCCGCGCGCTGCCGCGTGCTGTGCCTGGACGAGTTCCTGGTCAACGACATCGGCGACGCGATGATCCTCTCGGGCCTGCTCGACGCGCTGTTCGCGCGCGGCGTGACCCTGGTCACCACCTCGAACACCGCGCCGGCCAACCTGTACAAGGGCGGCCTGCAGCGCGCCCGCTTCCTGCCCGCGATCGCGCTGATCGAGGAACATTGCCACGTGGTCGAGATGGCCTCCGCGCACGACTGGCGCCTGCGCGCGCTGACCCAGGCGCCGGTCTACCTCACCCCGCCCGGCGCCGAGGCGCATCGCGCGCTGGAGCGCATCTTCGCCAGCCAGGCCCGCGGCGGCGTGCAGGAAAACGGCAACCTGCACGTCAACGGTCGCGACATTCCGTTCGTCAAGCGCGACGACGAGATCGTCTGGTTCGAGTTCGCCGCGCTGTGCGAAGGCCCGCGCGCGGTGGCCGACTACATCGCGCTGGCCAAGGCCGGGCCGACGGTGATCGTCGCCAACGTCCCGCAATTCACCGTCTACAGCGAGGACGCGGCGAAGCGCTTCGTGCAATTGGTCGACGAATTCTACGACCGCCACGTCAAGCTGGTGCTCACCGCCGCCGCGTCGATCACCGAGCTGTATGACGGCGAACGCCTGCGCGCCGAGTTCGGCCGCACCGAATCGCGCCTGATCGAGATGCAGAGCGAGGCCTACCTGGCGCTGGAGCATCGGCCCGAGTGA
- a CDS encoding putative bifunctional diguanylate cyclase/phosphodiesterase, translating to MKMTQGSLASSRAGAGIAWPAGDAEPHALPGFDAVARLAATTLGTPLVALLLADGSAFWYTPPGHGDPIRLDGMLLAACRQATRRGVAEVVHDARDDARFLPVDADPAHAVIGFFACEPVFALNGQLLGALFAVDRRPHPPLHAGERNALRDAASLAGTGAALRHYLDRTDPATGLPHRNAFFADLHTHLPGADDTAWLLAVEVAPVARFNAFVRAMGHSYADALMHAVAARVQAWMTPGMQLYQVGTARLALLPAHPHDELLPARLDEFVALLREPIDCLGVPLTLQPGVGLLKVEAHELRGGDPLRRVMNAAHVAQDSVRGWAVYDRTQDERQRQDFFLVTELAAALSERAELELHYQPRVQLASGRCVALEALARWRHPTLGAVPPGVFVPLAEQAGLMRSLTDWVLDHGLAQLAAWLRDGLDVQLSLNVSSADLDATLETRLTAAARRHAVPLARLELEFTESTAMRHSDANRCHLAALREAGVGIAIDDFGIGYSNLDALRQMPASCVKIDKSLVCGLDASRHDAAVVRSMVALAHELGFRVVMEGVETGRVLEAVRGMACDEVQGFHIAHPLPAADVAGWLREHASPPPADRLPG from the coding sequence ATGAAGATGACGCAGGGATCGCTCGCGAGTTCCCGCGCGGGCGCCGGCATCGCGTGGCCGGCCGGCGACGCCGAACCGCATGCCCTGCCCGGTTTCGACGCCGTGGCGCGGCTGGCAGCCACCACGCTGGGCACGCCGCTGGTGGCGCTGCTGCTGGCCGACGGCAGTGCGTTCTGGTACACCCCGCCCGGCCACGGCGACCCGATCCGCCTGGACGGCATGCTGCTGGCCGCCTGCCGGCAGGCCACGCGCCGCGGTGTCGCCGAGGTTGTGCACGATGCGCGCGACGATGCCCGCTTCCTGCCGGTCGACGCCGATCCGGCGCACGCCGTGATCGGCTTCTTCGCCTGCGAGCCGGTGTTCGCGCTGAACGGCCAGTTGCTGGGCGCGCTGTTTGCCGTGGACCGGCGCCCGCATCCGCCGCTCCACGCCGGCGAACGCAATGCGCTGCGCGACGCCGCCTCGCTGGCCGGCACCGGCGCGGCGCTGCGCCACTACCTGGACCGCACCGACCCGGCGACCGGGCTGCCGCACCGCAATGCGTTCTTCGCCGACCTGCACACGCACCTGCCGGGCGCGGACGACACCGCCTGGCTGCTCGCCGTCGAGGTGGCGCCGGTGGCGCGCTTCAACGCCTTCGTGCGGGCCATGGGGCACAGCTACGCCGACGCGCTGATGCACGCGGTGGCGGCGCGGGTGCAGGCGTGGATGACGCCGGGCATGCAGCTCTACCAGGTCGGCACGGCGCGCCTGGCACTGCTGCCCGCGCACCCGCACGACGAACTGCTGCCGGCGCGCCTGGACGAATTCGTGGCCCTGCTGCGCGAACCGATCGACTGCCTCGGCGTGCCGCTCACCCTGCAGCCCGGCGTGGGCCTGCTCAAGGTCGAGGCGCACGAACTGCGCGGCGGCGACCCGCTGCGGCGCGTGATGAACGCCGCCCACGTCGCGCAGGACAGCGTGCGCGGCTGGGCCGTGTACGACCGCACGCAGGACGAACGGCAGCGACAGGATTTCTTCCTGGTCACCGAGCTGGCCGCCGCGCTGTCCGAGCGCGCCGAGCTGGAACTGCACTACCAGCCGCGCGTGCAGCTGGCCAGCGGCCGCTGCGTGGCGCTGGAGGCGCTGGCGCGCTGGCGCCACCCCACGCTCGGCGCGGTGCCGCCCGGCGTGTTCGTGCCGCTCGCCGAGCAGGCCGGGCTGATGCGTTCGCTGACCGACTGGGTGCTCGACCACGGCCTGGCGCAACTGGCCGCATGGTTGCGCGACGGGCTCGACGTGCAGCTGTCGCTGAACGTGTCCAGCGCCGACCTCGACGCCACCCTGGAGACGCGCCTGACCGCCGCGGCGCGGCGGCATGCGGTGCCGTTGGCGCGGCTGGAGCTGGAGTTCACCGAGAGCACCGCGATGCGCCACAGCGACGCCAACCGCTGCCACCTGGCCGCACTGCGCGAGGCCGGCGTGGGCATCGCCATCGACGATTTCGGCATCGGCTACAGCAACCTCGACGCGCTGCGCCAGATGCCGGCCAGCTGCGTGAAGATCGACAAGTCGCTGGTGTGCGGGCTCGACGCCAGCCGGCACGACGCGGCGGTGGTGCGCTCGATGGTGGCGCTGGCCCACGAACTGGGTTTCCGCGTGGTGATGGAAGGGGTGGAAACCGGGCGCGTACTGGAAGCCGTGCGCGGCATGGCTTGCGACGAAGTGCAGGGCTTCCACATCGCCCACCCGCTGCCGGCGGCGGACGTGGCCGGCTGGCTGCGCGAGCACGCGTCGCCGCCCCCGGCGGATCGCCTGCCCGGCTGA
- the gpmA gene encoding 2,3-diphosphoglycerate-dependent phosphoglycerate mutase translates to MHKLVLIRHGQSQWNLDNRFSGWADVDLTEQGMAEAREAGRLLREGGYHFDVAHTSVLKRAVRTLWGVQDAMDLMWIPVLTDWRLNERHYGGLTGLNKAETAAKYGEAQVKIWRRSYDIPPPPLERDKNESVHDPRYAALDPKDIPDTECLKDTVARVLPYWHEVLAPAIKAGQRVLVAAHGNSLRALVKYLDGISDQAIVELNIPNGVPLVYEFDEALQPLRHYYLGDAEAIAAKMAAVANQGKAK, encoded by the coding sequence ATGCACAAGCTCGTCCTGATCCGCCACGGCCAATCGCAGTGGAACCTCGACAACCGTTTCAGCGGCTGGGCCGACGTCGACCTCACCGAGCAGGGCATGGCCGAGGCGCGCGAGGCCGGCCGCCTGCTGCGCGAGGGCGGCTATCATTTTGACGTGGCGCACACCTCGGTGCTCAAGCGCGCGGTGCGCACGCTGTGGGGCGTGCAGGACGCGATGGACCTGATGTGGATCCCGGTGCTCACCGACTGGCGCCTCAACGAGCGCCACTACGGCGGCCTCACCGGCCTGAACAAGGCCGAGACCGCGGCGAAATACGGCGAGGCGCAGGTGAAGATCTGGCGGCGCAGCTACGACATCCCGCCGCCGCCGCTGGAGCGCGACAAGAACGAATCGGTGCACGACCCGCGCTACGCGGCGCTCGACCCGAAGGACATCCCCGACACCGAATGCCTGAAGGACACCGTGGCCCGCGTGCTGCCGTACTGGCACGAGGTGCTGGCGCCGGCGATCAAGGCCGGCCAGCGCGTGCTGGTGGCCGCGCACGGCAATTCGCTGCGCGCGCTGGTGAAATACCTGGACGGCATCTCCGACCAGGCCATCGTCGAGCTGAACATTCCCAACGGCGTGCCGCTGGTGTACGAGTTCGACGAGGCGCTGCAGCCGCTCAGGCACTACTACCTCGGCGACGCCGAGGCGATCGCGGCGAAGATGGCCGCGGTGGCCAACCAGGGCAAGGCGAAGTAG